In Rutidosis leptorrhynchoides isolate AG116_Rl617_1_P2 chromosome 2, CSIRO_AGI_Rlap_v1, whole genome shotgun sequence, one genomic interval encodes:
- the LOC139892000 gene encoding ADP-ribosylation factor 2-B-like, with protein sequence MGMSLSKLFSQLFGKTEMRILMVGLDAAGKTTILYKLKLGEIVTTIPTIGFNVEAVEYKNISFTVWDIGGQDKIRPLWRFYFANTQGIVFVVDSNDRDRVIEARDELFKLLNEDELRDAVLLVLANKQDLPNTMNAAELTDKLGLHTLRQRPWYIQSSCATSGEGLYEGLDWLSKNIVRKAS encoded by the exons ATGGGGATGAGTTTGAGCAAGTTGTTTAGCCAGTTATTTGGAAAGACAGAGATGAGAATTTTGATGGTAGgtcttgatgctgctggtaaaactacCATCTTATACAAGCTAAAGCTAGGAGAAATTGTGACAACAATCCCTACAATTG GATTCAATGTTGAAGCTGTTGAATATAAAAATATCAGCTTCACTGTGTGGGATATTGGTGGCCAAGACAAG ATTCGTCCCTTGTGGAGGTTCTACTTTGCAAACACACAGGGGATCGTGTTTGTAGTGGATAGCAATGACAGGGACCGCGTAATTGAAGCAAGGGACGAGCTTTTTAAGCTTTTAAATGAG GATGAGCTAAGAGACGCGGTTCTTCTGGTCTTGGCTAACAAACAAGATTTGCCAAACACAATGAATGCTGCAGAATTAACTGATAAGCTCGGTCTGCATACTCTTCGTCAACGCCCTTG GTACATTCAAAGCTCATGTGCAACATCTGGTGAAGGGCTTTATGAAGGCCTAGATTGGCTCTCCAAAAACATTGTTAGAAAGGCAAGTTAA